Proteins encoded in a region of the Buchnera aphidicola (Phyllaphis fagi) genome:
- a CDS encoding MFS transporter, which yields MSYFRKDNKKKYPVNNISLNSQYNINNNQYIMKGTKTFNKVLFSLFCAGLATFSILYCVQPILPTFSIEFHLTPYESSLSLSAATATMAIGMLFTGSLSDAIGRKIVMSSSLFLATLFTILCSLLDTWNEIIIMRMLTGFALSGVAAVAMTYLSEEVHPKVLPFAIGLYISGNTIGGFSGRLLSSILVNYCTWKTSLLIIGILSFTASMIFFRLLPESKNFHGISLKPQKILDNLILQYSDKILSSLFIIGFILMGSFVTLFNYVGYRLMIKPFFLNQVVIGFLSIVYLTGVYSSPKASKLIQKYGRRQVLIYSLLTMIFGLLVTQLDILIFIIFGLMLFSSGFFSAHSIASSWIGHRTKIARGQASSLYLCCYYLGSSILGTFSGVFWSFGHWAGISIFVIFILVIAIKIIYKSNR from the coding sequence TTGTCGTATTTTAGAAAAGATAATAAAAAAAAATATCCAGTTAATAATATATCTTTAAATTCTCAATATAATATTAATAATAATCAATACATTATGAAAGGAACAAAAACATTTAATAAAGTACTTTTTTCTTTGTTTTGTGCTGGATTAGCTACATTTTCTATTTTATATTGTGTACAACCTATATTACCAACATTTTCTATTGAATTTCATTTAACTCCTTATGAAAGTAGTTTATCTTTATCTGCTGCTACTGCTACTATGGCTATAGGTATGTTATTTACAGGATCATTATCTGATGCTATAGGTAGAAAAATAGTTATGAGTAGCTCTTTATTTTTAGCTACATTATTTACTATTTTATGTTCTTTATTAGATACATGGAATGAAATTATTATTATGCGTATGCTAACTGGTTTTGCATTAAGTGGAGTAGCAGCAGTTGCAATGACATATTTAAGTGAAGAAGTACATCCTAAAGTATTACCATTTGCTATTGGATTATATATTAGTGGTAACACTATAGGTGGTTTTTCAGGACGATTATTAAGTAGTATTTTAGTTAATTATTGTACATGGAAAACATCATTATTGATAATAGGTATACTATCTTTTACAGCGTCTATGATATTTTTTAGATTGTTACCAGAATCAAAAAATTTTCATGGTATTTCTTTAAAACCCCAAAAAATTTTAGATAACCTAATATTACAATATAGTGACAAAATATTATCTTCTCTTTTTATTATTGGTTTTATCTTAATGGGAAGTTTTGTTACACTATTTAATTATGTCGGATATCGTTTAATGATTAAACCATTTTTTTTAAATCAAGTAGTTATAGGATTTCTATCTATAGTATATTTAACTGGAGTATATAGTTCACCTAAAGCTAGTAAATTAATTCAAAAATATGGACGAAGACAGGTTTTAATTTATTCATTACTTACTATGATATTTGGTTTATTAGTTACACAATTAGATATTTTAATTTTTATCATTTTTGGATTAATGTTATTTTCTAGTGGTTTTTTTTCAGCTCATTCTATTGCTAGTAGTTGGATAGGACATCGTACTAAAATTGCTAGAGGCCAAGCATCTTCTTTATATTTATGTTGTTATTATTTAGGTTCAAGTATTTTAGGAACATTTAGCGGAGTTTTTTGGTCTTTTGGACATTGGGCGGGTATTTCAATATTTGTAATTTTTATACTAGTTATTGCAATAAAAATAATTTATAAATCAAATCGTTAA
- the dapF gene encoding diaminopimelate epimerase produces MLNTNRVKIFFSKMHGLGNDFVIINKINQNFYLSSHIITKLSNRYTGIGFDQLLIIEKSKHPKYDFYYRIFNANGSEVTQCGNGARCFAYFVYLKKITNKKIIILQTKTNNIHIKICNKNNIEVNIGKPIFNPTKIPMLFPNMFKKYHIKINNKKIEFGAVFIGNPHCIIIVDNIKTYPVHTIGNLLSKHYLFPNHMNINFMQIINTNHILLRVYERGVGETQACGSGACASVVIGIMWNLLKSVVTVTLPGGNLKIYWKGLNHSIYMIGPAEHVYDGQIYINTK; encoded by the coding sequence ATTTTTTTCAAAAATGCATGGATTAGGTAATGATTTTGTAATTATTAATAAAATTAATCAAAATTTTTATCTTTCTTCTCATATCATTACAAAATTATCAAATCGATATACAGGAATAGGATTTGATCAATTATTAATAATTGAAAAATCTAAACATCCAAAATACGATTTTTATTACCGTATTTTTAATGCTAATGGATCTGAAGTAACACAATGTGGTAATGGAGCAAGATGTTTTGCTTATTTTGTATATTTAAAAAAAATAACTAATAAAAAAATAATAATTCTTCAAACAAAAACTAATAATATACATATTAAAATATGTAATAAAAATAATATTGAAGTAAATATAGGTAAACCTATTTTTAATCCTACAAAAATTCCTATGTTATTCCCAAATATGTTCAAAAAATATCATATTAAAATAAATAATAAAAAAATAGAATTTGGAGCAGTATTTATTGGTAATCCGCATTGTATAATTATAGTAGATAACATAAAAACATACCCTGTTCATACAATAGGTAATCTATTAAGTAAACATTATTTATTTCCTAATCATATGAATATTAATTTTATGCAAATTATTAATACTAATCATATTTTATTACGAGTTTATGAGCGAGGGGTTGGTGAAACACAAGCTTGTGGTAGTGGAGCTTGCGCATCTGTAGTCATTGGTATTATGTGGAATTTACTTAAATCAGTAGTAACAGTTACTTTACCTGGAGGTAATTTAAAAATCTACTGGAAAGGATTAAATCATTCCATTTATATGATAGGACCCGCTGAACATGTATATGATGGTCAAATATATATTAATACTAAATAA